The region GGCTCCGGCAAGAGCACCTTCCTGCGCATCTGCGCCGGCCTGGCCAGCCCCGACCGGGGACAGGTACGCGTGCACGGCACCATCGGCTACTGCCCGCAGTCCGGCGGGACCAACGATTTCCTCGTACCGGAGGAGCATTTTGTGCTGGTCGGCGCGGGCCGTGGACTGGCCCGCGACACGGCGCGGTCGGCGGGCCGGCGCCACGCCGCCGGGCTGGACTGGGATCCGACCGGGCCGACCCAGGCCCGGCACCTCTCCGGCGGCACCCGGCAGAAGCTCAACCTGGTGCTGGCCGGGCTCGGCGACCCGGACGTGCTGCTGCTGGACGAGCCCTACCAGGGCTTCGATCGGGGCACCTACCTCGACTTCTGGCACCAGCTGTGGGACTGGCGGGCGGCCGGCAAGGCGATCGTGGTGGTGACCCACCTGCTCAACCAGCTCGACCGGGTCGACACCGTGCTCGACCTGAGCCCGTCCCGGCAGCCGGTCGGATGAGCGGCGGAAACAGAGAAAACCGGATGAGCGGCGGAAACGGGTCGAGCGAGAAAAACCGGACGAGCGGCGGGGACGGAACGAAATGATCAAGTTGCTGACGGTTGCCGAGATGGCACTGCGGGAGATGGTGCGGCGACGGGCGGTGCTGGTGATTCTGCTGGTGCTGCCGCTGCTGTTCTATCTGAGCCGGCGCGGCGACCACCTGGGCCAGTCGATCCGGTTCGTCTGCCTGGGGCTGGGCTGGGCGTTGAGCACCGCCGCCCTGTTCGCCGGCAGTGCGGCCCGGGAGATCGAACCCCGGCTGCGGCTCTCCGGCTACCGGGCGTACCACCTGCACCTGGGCCGGCTGCTCGCGCTCTGGATCGTCGGCCTCGGGCTCTCGGTGCCGTACTTCCTGCTCGTCCGGTTCGACCAGCACGACGTCCGGTACGGCGCGATCGCCCTGATCATGCTGCTCACGGTGGCCACCGCGGCGCCGTTCGGGCTGCTGCTGAGCGCCGTGCTGCCGCGTGAGCTGGAGGGCACCCTGGTCCTGCTGATCGTGTTCGGGTTGCAGATGATGCTCGACCCGGCCGGGACCGCCGCCCGGTTCCTGCCGTTCTGGGCCAGCCGGGAGATCGGCACGTACGCGGTCGACCACACCGACGGCGGTTACCTGGCCCGCGGCCTGGTGCACGGCGTGGTCTTCGCGGTGGCGCTCACCGCCCTGGTCGCGCTCGCCTCCGGGTTCCGGCTGCGGCAGCGCGCACACCTGAGGTTCAGTCCGATCCGCTGAGCCGTCCGAAGGTCCGATCCGCTGAGCCGTCCGAGGGTTCGGTCCGATCCGCTCGGCCGTCCGAAGGTTCAGTCCGATCCGCTCGGCCGCCACACCGATACGATTGCGGGCGTGATCCCGCTCGACGCGACCGCAGCCGCCTACCGGTGCTGGATCACGCCCGCGCTGCCGCTCTACGGCAACGACCACGACCGCGCAGACTTCGCTCCCTGACGGGTTCGCCGAACCGATCATCGTCCGGTCCCCCTCGCCCGATCCGGGAGCGTCCCGTCATGCCCGAAAACTCCGACACCGTTGCACGCCCGACACCGCCCGTGCAGGCACCGCCGACGCAAGCACCGATGGAAGCCCCGGCGAACACCTCCGCGCTGACCGTGCTGCGGGCGCCGCAGGCCGCCCGGGTGCTGGCGGCCAGCCTGCTCGGCCGGATCCCGCTCGGTGCGGCACCACTGGCCCTGCTGATCTTCGCCCGCGAGACGATGTCGCTGACCGTGGCCGGGCTGCTGGTCGGCGCGTACACCGCCGGCATGGCGATCGGTCAGCCGATGCTGGCCCGGGTCGCCGACCGGTGGCGGCAACCGCCGGTGCTGTGGCTGTCGATGGTCGTCTCCACCATCGGCTTCGCGCTCGCCGCCGCGCACATCAGCCTGCCGGTGACCGTGTTCGCCGCCGCGCTGGCCGGGGTGGGCGCGCCACCGTTCGAGTCGTGCCTGCGGGTGCTCTGGCGCGGCCTGCTCCCGGCCCACCAGGTGCAGACCGCGTACACCCTGGACATCGCGGTCCAGGAGTCGATCTTCATTCTCGGCCCGGTGGTCACCCTCGGCGCGGTCGGCCTGGTCGGCCCGGCCGGTGGCCTGGCCGCCGCCGCGCTGTTCCAGGCCGGAGGCACCGCCTGGTTCGCCACCACCGGCGCGGTCCGTCGGTGGCGGGGCGAGCCGGCCGTACGGCACTGGGCCGGCCCGCTGCGCGCCGCCCGGCTCCGGTTGATCCTCGGCGCGCTGGTGCTGGTGGGGGCCGGGGTGGGCAGCGTGACGGTGGCCGCGACCGGTTACGCCGAGGTGTCCGGGGCCCGATCCTGGGCCGGCTGGCTGCTCGCCGCCCAGGCCACCGGCGCACTCGTCGGCGGGCTGCTCTACGTACGCTTCGCCGGCCTGCGCCGGTACGCCACCCTGCCCCGGGCGACGGCGGTCTTCGCGGCCGGCTACCTGCCCCTGCTGCTCACCCCGGCCCCGCCCGCGATGCTGGTGCTGATGGCGGTCAGCGGGCTCGCGCTGCCGCCGCTGCTCACCGTCGCGTTCGTGGCGATCGACCGGGTGGCCCCGGTCGGCACCGTCGCCGAGGCGTTCGCCTGGGCGGCCACCGCCTTCTCGGTCGGCAACGCCGCCGGTGCGGCGGTCAACGGTGCGCTGCTGGACACCAGTGGACGGGTGACCGTCGGCTTCGTGCTCGCCCCGGTCGCCGCCGCCATGGCCAGCGGCCTGCTCCTACTGCTCGGACGACGGGCCCGAGGAAACGGGGCAACGGGCGACGGGGCAACGGGCGACGGGGCAACGAGCAACGAGGCGACGGGCGACGGGTTCACCTCCTCCGGGTGATGTGCCCGCCGGGCGTACCGGGTGATGCTTCTTCCTACGAGGAGGAGTACGCGATGAGCGAGGTCACCACGAGCTTCTTCCACGGGCTCGGCGAACGCGCGCCCGACCTGCTGCCGAGGCGCGCCCACGGCACGTTGCGGTTCGACCTGCGCCACGGGGCGGAGATCGAGCACTGGTTCGTCTCCATGCACCACGGCAACATGTCGGTCTCGCAGGACCGGCGGGACGCCGACTGTGTGGTGCACGTCGCCGGGGAGTTGTTCGACCGGTTCGCCACCGGCGACGCCAACGTCATCTCCGCGATGATCCGTACCGACTGTGTCCTTGAGGGCAACATCCCGCTGCTGATGATGTTCCGACGGTTCTTTCCGGCCGCTCCGGACG is a window of Micromonospora sp. NBC_01699 DNA encoding:
- a CDS encoding ABC transporter permease — encoded protein: MIKLLTVAEMALREMVRRRAVLVILLVLPLLFYLSRRGDHLGQSIRFVCLGLGWALSTAALFAGSAAREIEPRLRLSGYRAYHLHLGRLLALWIVGLGLSVPYFLLVRFDQHDVRYGAIALIMLLTVATAAPFGLLLSAVLPRELEGTLVLLIVFGLQMMLDPAGTAARFLPFWASREIGTYAVDHTDGGYLARGLVHGVVFAVALTALVALASGFRLRQRAHLRFSPIR
- a CDS encoding MFS transporter codes for the protein MEAPANTSALTVLRAPQAARVLAASLLGRIPLGAAPLALLIFARETMSLTVAGLLVGAYTAGMAIGQPMLARVADRWRQPPVLWLSMVVSTIGFALAAAHISLPVTVFAAALAGVGAPPFESCLRVLWRGLLPAHQVQTAYTLDIAVQESIFILGPVVTLGAVGLVGPAGGLAAAALFQAGGTAWFATTGAVRRWRGEPAVRHWAGPLRAARLRLILGALVLVGAGVGSVTVAATGYAEVSGARSWAGWLLAAQATGALVGGLLYVRFAGLRRYATLPRATAVFAAGYLPLLLTPAPPAMLVLMAVSGLALPPLLTVAFVAIDRVAPVGTVAEAFAWAATAFSVGNAAGAAVNGALLDTSGRVTVGFVLAPVAAAMASGLLLLLGRRARGNGATGDGATGDGATSNEATGDGFTSSG
- a CDS encoding SCP2 sterol-binding domain-containing protein: MSEVTTSFFHGLGERAPDLLPRRAHGTLRFDLRHGAEIEHWFVSMHHGNMSVSQDRRDADCVVHVAGELFDRFATGDANVISAMIRTDCVLEGNIPLLMMFRRFFPAAPDAVDPRRLVRERDTR
- a CDS encoding ATP-binding cassette domain-containing protein, translating into MSDEQPANHEGWLAALAGELRRHGVDRDLAGHVVAEAATHLRDSGEAPLRVFGPPASYAAAVADSVGAAQPQVYRAAPGPVRLEARGISKRYRRHRVLTGLDLTVRAGEIAAVVGANGSGKSTFLRICAGLASPDRGQVRVHGTIGYCPQSGGTNDFLVPEEHFVLVGAGRGLARDTARSAGRRHAAGLDWDPTGPTQARHLSGGTRQKLNLVLAGLGDPDVLLLDEPYQGFDRGTYLDFWHQLWDWRAAGKAIVVVTHLLNQLDRVDTVLDLSPSRQPVG